From a region of the Gordonia sp. PP30 genome:
- the folP gene encoding dihydropteroate synthase produces the protein MTAPDGGRTLVIGVLNVTADSFSDGGRYLDADAAVEHGLALAAAGADIVDVGGESTRPGAVRVDPAVEAARVAPVVAALHDAGVVTSVDTMRAAVAEAAITAGASYINDVSGGRADPAMASLVADSHLPWILMHWRPSDASATGDRHFTHRHTDSGGYRDVVAEVSGELLGQVDAAVAAGVDPDRLILDPGLGFAKTPDHNWSLLHALPTLVGLGFPVLIGASRKRFLGSLLADGGVDRAPEGRDIATAAISALAAAGRAWGVRVHDVAGSRDAVAVAQAWTSSRPRGAGHG, from the coding sequence ATGACCGCGCCCGACGGCGGCCGGACGCTGGTGATCGGCGTCCTCAACGTCACCGCGGACTCGTTTTCCGACGGCGGCCGGTACCTCGACGCCGACGCGGCCGTCGAGCACGGGCTCGCACTCGCGGCGGCCGGCGCCGACATCGTCGACGTCGGCGGGGAGTCGACCCGGCCCGGCGCGGTCCGGGTGGACCCCGCCGTCGAAGCGGCCCGGGTGGCCCCGGTCGTCGCCGCCCTGCACGACGCCGGGGTGGTCACCTCCGTCGACACCATGCGTGCCGCCGTCGCCGAAGCCGCGATCACGGCCGGGGCGTCGTACATCAACGACGTCTCGGGCGGTCGTGCCGATCCGGCGATGGCGTCGCTGGTCGCCGACTCGCACCTGCCCTGGATCCTGATGCACTGGCGGCCGTCGGACGCCTCGGCCACCGGCGACCGGCACTTCACCCACCGGCACACCGATTCCGGCGGCTATCGCGATGTGGTCGCCGAGGTGAGCGGTGAACTCCTCGGGCAGGTGGACGCCGCCGTTGCCGCGGGCGTCGACCCGGACCGGTTGATCCTGGACCCCGGCCTCGGCTTCGCCAAGACCCCCGACCACAACTGGTCCCTGCTGCACGCGCTGCCGACGCTGGTCGGGCTCGGTTTCCCGGTGCTCATCGGGGCCTCCCGCAAGCGTTTCCTGGGCTCGCTGCTGGCCGACGGCGGCGTCGACCGCGCGCCCGAAGGCCGCGACATCGCGACCGCGGCCATCTCGGCGCTGGCCGCGGCCGGTCGCGCGTGGGGCGTGCGGGTGCACGACGTCGCGGGCAGCCGCGACGCGGTGGCCGTCGCCCAGGCGTGGACATCGAGCCGACCGAGAGGGGCCGGGCATGGCTGA
- a CDS encoding DUF3180 domain-containing protein: protein MTTGASHGHHPDDEHKLGPTRVRDLLAVAVVAGLVLWVLARYHYGLFPSLPWPAGLTLYAAAVLEVVIGFLVRSRIAGGKLGPGEGQLHPISVARLVALAKASALVGAIALGGWAGLSVYLLAHRELDVARADLPAAVVGAVGGLLLAGAALWLEHCCRAPDDPSPDAPDTSPNPV from the coding sequence GTGACCACCGGCGCGTCGCACGGCCACCACCCCGACGACGAGCACAAACTCGGCCCGACGCGGGTGCGCGACCTGCTGGCGGTCGCGGTGGTGGCCGGGCTGGTCCTGTGGGTGCTGGCTCGCTACCACTACGGGCTGTTCCCATCGCTGCCGTGGCCGGCCGGGCTCACCCTGTACGCCGCGGCGGTGCTGGAAGTCGTGATCGGTTTCCTGGTGCGGTCCCGGATCGCCGGCGGCAAGCTCGGGCCCGGTGAGGGGCAGCTGCACCCGATCAGCGTGGCTCGTCTGGTGGCGCTGGCCAAGGCGTCCGCGTTGGTCGGCGCGATCGCGCTCGGCGGATGGGCCGGACTGTCGGTCTACCTGCTGGCGCATCGGGAACTCGACGTCGCCCGCGCCGATCTGCCGGCCGCGGTGGTCGGAGCGGTCGGTGGCCTGCTGCTGGCCGGCGCGGCCCTCTGGCTGGAGCACTGCTGCCGCGCACCCGACGACCCGTCGCCGGATGCCCCAGACACCTCGCCGAACCCGGTCTGA
- the folB gene encoding dihydroneopterin aldolase, with translation MADRIELTGLRVRGHHGVFDQERRDGQDFFIDITLWLDLRPAAVSDDLADTVDYGALAQTAHDIVAGTPRNLIETVGAQIADTIMTDARISACEVTVHKPSAPIPLMFDDVAVVTRRSPKSGPGRVPR, from the coding sequence ATGGCTGACCGGATCGAACTGACGGGACTGCGCGTCCGCGGCCATCACGGGGTCTTCGACCAAGAGCGGCGCGACGGCCAGGACTTCTTCATCGACATCACCCTGTGGCTCGACCTGCGGCCGGCCGCGGTGAGCGACGATCTCGCCGACACCGTCGACTACGGGGCGCTGGCCCAGACCGCGCACGACATCGTCGCCGGTACTCCGCGGAACCTGATCGAGACGGTCGGCGCGCAGATCGCCGACACGATCATGACCGATGCGCGCATCTCCGCGTGCGAGGTGACCGTACACAAGCCGTCCGCGCCCATCCCGCTGATGTTCGACGACGTCGCCGTCGTGACCCGCCGCTCGCCCAAGTCCGGGCCGGGCCGGGTGCCGCGATGA
- the folK gene encoding 2-amino-4-hydroxy-6-hydroxymethyldihydropteridine diphosphokinase: MSRAVLSAGSNVGDSRGHLASVIAALGDRLVAASRVYTTPPWGGVEQDDFVNQVLVAEGDLTPGDWLEFCRACERAAERERTVRWGPRTLDVDVVSVEEGGTVVVSDDPELTLPHPRAAVRAFVLVPWLEIEPDAVLATPTGPRRIAELLDELDPAERAGIASAEAS, from the coding sequence ATGAGCCGCGCGGTGCTGTCGGCCGGCTCCAACGTCGGCGACAGTCGCGGGCACCTCGCCTCGGTGATCGCGGCGCTGGGCGACCGGCTGGTCGCCGCCTCGCGCGTCTACACGACGCCGCCGTGGGGCGGCGTGGAGCAGGACGACTTCGTCAATCAGGTGCTCGTCGCCGAGGGCGACCTGACGCCGGGGGACTGGCTGGAGTTCTGCCGCGCCTGCGAGCGGGCCGCCGAGCGCGAGCGCACGGTGCGCTGGGGACCGCGGACGCTGGACGTCGATGTGGTGTCCGTCGAGGAAGGCGGCACCGTCGTCGTCAGCGACGATCCGGAGCTGACCCTCCCGCATCCGCGGGCCGCCGTGCGAGCCTTCGTGCTGGTGCCCTGGCTGGAGATCGAGCCCGACGCCGTGCTGGCCACGCCCACCGGCCCGCGGCGGATCGCCGAACTGCTGGACGAACTGGATCCGGCCGAGCGGGCCGGTATCGCCTCGGCGGAGGCCTCGTGA